A portion of the Simkania negevensis Z genome contains these proteins:
- a CDS encoding lipocalin family protein: protein MKKIFTLLLSYFVGCAYLHGEVKTMESVDLSRYLGQWYEIALLPNRFQKKCIEGAIAKYSFLNDGLIKVINSCKTRKGDSQATGVAWVVDHETNAKLKVSFVPLARYFQWFGGDYWILYVDPDYQFAVVGDPSRKYLWLLARNPSVSEEVYHKFLTVASENAFDTKKIVRVRP from the coding sequence ATGAAAAAAATCTTTACCCTGCTTCTTAGTTATTTTGTAGGATGCGCTTATCTACATGGAGAGGTCAAGACAATGGAATCTGTTGACTTAAGCCGCTACCTCGGTCAATGGTATGAAATTGCCCTTTTACCTAACCGGTTTCAGAAAAAATGCATAGAGGGTGCTATTGCAAAGTACTCTTTCCTCAATGATGGCCTTATTAAAGTTATCAACTCCTGTAAAACTCGAAAAGGTGACTCTCAAGCAACGGGTGTTGCATGGGTTGTCGATCATGAGACAAATGCCAAATTGAAAGTGAGCTTTGTTCCCCTAGCGCGCTACTTTCAGTGGTTTGGGGGAGATTATTGGATCCTATATGTCGATCCAGATTATCAGTTTGCTGTGGTAGGAGATCCCTCTCGTAAATATCTATGGCTTCTAGCTAGAAATCCTTCCGTCTCTGAAGAAGTGTATCATAAATTTTTAACAGTAGCCTCTGAAAATGCATTTGATACAAAAAAAATTGTTCGGGTTCGCCCTTGA
- a CDS encoding adenylate/guanylate cyclase domain-containing protein, translating to MKLHLKKDRFLTYFFVFLGILILSLFSCLIVLQHLSKLQIMSANDRYESFLLAQELREGSDNLTKMVRLYVMTGDPKYRKYFEQILAIRNGEEARPANYFGRIYWDLIIPEDTPSENPGIEKKSLKQLMLEQGFTLEEFALLDKAEEKSNALAKIETKAMDAVEGKYVDEEGKIVSGSPNRELAQKMVFGKAYLEYKKDIMIPLDEFLQKVEKRTEKRNKELNHKVLLVISIAILLALFSTIVMIISIYRALSSLAKTTSDTELLLLNVLPSPIADRLKHGEEPIADEIPQASVLFADIVGFTNTTLKYGASKMVMLLNQLFDTFDLLSDQYGVEKVKTIGDNYMAVSGVPEQVPDHAIRMANFALAILEKVKEFNDTHKLNFELRIGMTYGSVIAGVIGHKKFIYDVWGDVVNIASRMESTGESGKIQITDKMAMMLSEKFEVQERKEVDVSGIGKIKTFFLIGKKGPPSAKV from the coding sequence ATGAAGCTCCATTTAAAAAAAGATCGCTTTCTCACCTACTTCTTTGTATTTCTTGGGATACTCATTCTCTCTCTTTTTTCTTGTTTGATTGTCCTTCAACACCTCTCTAAACTTCAAATTATGAGCGCAAACGATCGGTATGAGTCTTTCCTCCTCGCTCAAGAGTTACGAGAAGGCTCGGATAATTTGACCAAAATGGTCCGCTTATATGTCATGACTGGCGACCCAAAATACCGAAAATATTTTGAGCAAATTTTAGCAATCCGAAACGGAGAAGAAGCTCGCCCTGCAAATTATTTTGGAAGGATCTATTGGGATTTAATCATTCCTGAAGACACTCCAAGCGAAAACCCCGGTATTGAAAAAAAATCCTTGAAGCAACTCATGCTTGAACAGGGATTCACTCTCGAAGAGTTCGCCCTTCTCGATAAAGCCGAAGAGAAAAGTAACGCACTTGCAAAGATAGAAACCAAAGCTATGGATGCTGTCGAAGGGAAGTATGTGGATGAGGAAGGAAAAATCGTTTCTGGCTCTCCCAACCGAGAACTAGCGCAAAAAATGGTCTTTGGAAAGGCATATCTCGAGTATAAAAAAGATATAATGATCCCTTTGGATGAATTCTTACAAAAAGTCGAGAAACGAACAGAAAAAAGAAACAAAGAACTCAATCACAAAGTCTTACTCGTCATCTCAATTGCCATTCTTCTTGCGCTCTTTTCCACAATTGTCATGATCATTTCGATTTACCGGGCTCTCAGTTCCCTTGCGAAAACTACGAGTGATACCGAACTCCTCCTCTTAAACGTCCTCCCCTCTCCCATTGCCGATCGTCTGAAACACGGTGAAGAACCGATTGCCGATGAAATCCCTCAAGCTAGTGTCTTATTTGCTGACATCGTCGGATTCACCAATACGACCCTCAAATATGGCGCTTCCAAAATGGTCATGCTCTTAAACCAGCTTTTCGATACGTTCGATCTCCTCTCCGATCAATACGGAGTCGAAAAGGTCAAAACCATTGGGGACAATTACATGGCTGTTTCAGGAGTACCAGAGCAAGTTCCAGACCATGCTATTCGTATGGCTAACTTTGCCCTTGCTATCTTAGAAAAAGTAAAAGAATTCAATGACACCCATAAGCTCAACTTTGAGTTACGTATCGGGATGACCTATGGTTCTGTTATTGCTGGTGTCATAGGTCATAAAAAATTTATCTATGACGTCTGGGGCGATGTCGTCAACATTGCCAGCCGGATGGAATCCACAGGTGAATCTGGTAAGATCCAAATCACAGATAAGATGGCCATGATGCTTTCAGAGAAATTCGAGGTTCAAGAGCGGAAAGAAGTCGATGTAAGTGGCATTGGCAAAATAAAAACATTCTTCCTCATCGGGAAAAAAGGCCCTCCATCAGCTAAAGTCTAA
- a CDS encoding GNAT family N-acetyltransferase, producing MKKIALLLLLAFQVAWGVNLQDHQEGNISYEWNHLPDFEAARELFIKSFLVAYGPVPLEKIGVENKEAFLEEAIDEELLLFFQGEPVHWLIAKEEGKVIGLLILDLTHYPEEVYGRQMAIHPDYLRHSIGTGMAKVAHANLPESRRIVAITRVFNTASMTFFESLGFKRCTYMHEGYDPSRYVGYEIVK from the coding sequence ATGAAAAAAATTGCGCTGCTACTGCTACTCGCTTTTCAAGTGGCTTGGGGAGTCAATCTCCAAGATCATCAAGAAGGAAATATCTCCTATGAATGGAATCATCTACCCGATTTTGAAGCCGCTCGTGAGCTCTTTATCAAGAGCTTTTTAGTGGCTTACGGTCCTGTCCCTCTTGAAAAAATTGGAGTCGAAAACAAAGAAGCCTTCCTCGAGGAAGCGATTGATGAGGAATTGCTCCTCTTCTTTCAAGGAGAACCTGTTCATTGGCTTATTGCAAAAGAAGAGGGGAAAGTCATTGGACTTCTCATTCTCGATCTGACGCATTACCCTGAAGAAGTCTATGGGCGCCAAATGGCAATCCATCCTGATTACCTCCGCCACTCCATAGGAACAGGGATGGCCAAAGTTGCCCATGCAAACCTTCCAGAAAGCAGGCGTATCGTAGCGATCACTCGCGTTTTCAATACCGCCAGTATGACCTTTTTTGAATCTCTCGGTTTCAAGCGATGCACCTACATGCATGAAGGATATGATCCCTCTCGCTATGTTGGCTATGAAATCGTAAAATAA
- a CDS encoding class I SAM-dependent methyltransferase, protein MDGQTYWGTIGFQKEFEDPFPLEKLKTLFSKDALVVEYGCGYGRLLKQMQQVGFTNLLGFDYSSKMVERGKALYPSLDLRHIPNSGHIPLSDEKADLLIASTILCCLTGKEELSSLFHEFHRVLKNGGTLYLFDFLLSNHPSSLKKYEQGFNDHGEWGVYTTTEGLTVPHFQTGAIMNLNSGFISLILRDFSLSSQPFYLEKDRLALPIGKNTENLRELSLLRLSKINPESRL, encoded by the coding sequence ATGGACGGACAAACTTACTGGGGAACGATCGGCTTTCAAAAAGAGTTTGAAGATCCTTTTCCTCTCGAAAAACTCAAAACACTTTTCTCCAAAGATGCTCTTGTTGTCGAATACGGATGCGGCTATGGTAGACTGCTGAAACAAATGCAACAGGTAGGTTTTACAAACCTTCTTGGCTTTGACTACTCTTCTAAAATGGTTGAGCGTGGCAAGGCTCTTTACCCCAGTCTCGACCTTCGACATATCCCTAATAGCGGCCATATTCCTCTTTCTGACGAAAAAGCTGACCTTCTCATTGCTTCAACCATTTTATGCTGTCTAACGGGCAAAGAAGAGCTCTCAAGCCTATTTCATGAGTTTCATAGAGTACTCAAGAACGGAGGAACCCTCTACCTCTTTGATTTTCTCCTCTCTAATCATCCCTCCAGCCTCAAGAAATATGAGCAAGGGTTCAATGATCACGGAGAATGGGGAGTCTACACCACTACTGAAGGCCTCACTGTACCTCATTTTCAAACAGGAGCGATTATGAACCTGAACTCTGGGTTTATTTCACTCATTCTCAGGGATTTTTCTCTTTCTTCTCAGCCTTTTTACCTCGAAAAGGACCGTTTGGCCCTTCCCATCGGCAAAAATACCGAGAATTTAAGAGAACTCTCTCTCCTGAGACTAAGCAAAATAAACCCTGAGTCCAGGTTATGA
- the rpoC gene encoding DNA-directed RNA polymerase subunit beta', translated as MQEEDFQESEFDKLSIKIASDDVMRNEWSRGEIKKPETINYRTFKPEKGGLFCEKIFGPTRDWECACGKYKKIKHKGIICDRCGVEVTLSKVRRERMAHIELAVPVVHIWFFKTQPSRIGNILGMSVSDLERVIYYEEYVVTDPGATTLERKQLLNDAEFREAQEKWGPDSFKANMGGDAIRELLEKEDLIVMISELKEKLRKTRSMQARMKIAKRLKIVESFTSSPNKPDWMVISCIPVIPPDLRPLVPLDGGRFATSDLNDLYRRVINRNNRLKSILKLKTPDVIIRNEKRMLQEAVDALFDNGRHGHPVMGAGNRPLKALSEMLKGKQGRFRQNLLGKRVDYSGRSVIIVGPELNFNQCGLPKKMALELFEPFIVKRLKARGLVYTIRSAKKMIQRGDPEVWDVLEEIIKGHPVLLNRAPTLHRLGIQAFEPVLIEGKAIRIHPLVCTAFNADFDGDQMAVHVPLSVESQLEAKLLMMAPDNIFLPSSGKPAAVPSQDMILGLYYLMHDPIYIAEDHGKQMRVFGSSEEVLLALAAGGSFNWHEKNAPTEGRRDDLGRGLHIHEKIKLRLDSGIIETTPGRVIFNTIVPKELGFQNYALRKKKMSELVLATYKKVGLEASVRFLDNLKNLGFSQATKAALSMGIKDVCIPQDKQKILEQTQKKVAVVIKQYEDGIITEGERHSKIISIWTDITEVLADHLFKMISEPAGTVLNPLYLMMDSGARGNKSQVKQLGALRGLMAKPSGEIIESPITSNFREGLSVLEFFISSHGARKGLADTALKTADSGYLTRRLVDVAQDVLVTEDDCGTLNGIEVAAIKQGQEELLPIKDRIFGRAVCDDVYMPGDQTKILARAGNVLNALQAAEIDDAGIESVKIRSTLTCETRRGVCSRCYGLNLANGRNVAHGEAVGIIAAQSIGEPGTQLTMRTFHLGGIAAAHATPDLVAEKDGILVYQDLRTVKNKAGIFLVLNKNGFVHVVRDEGRSLEEYKKLLSTKSIEPLQTYSAELGTQLVLEDGSKVKKGDRIGYWEQHNIPIICEKPGFVKYEDLVEGISTIRDVNKQTGQTELVVRQHRGELHPQIVIYADENYEKLIGTYAIPSGALISVADGQKVDAGEILARLPRGAIKTKDITGGLPRVAELFEARRPREAAEIAKIDGIVDFKGVQKSKRIVVVRDEDTGMEEEHLIPLTKHLVIQRGDSVVKGQQLTDGLVVPQEILEICGVRELQKYLVNQVQEVYRLQGVDINDKHIEIIVRQMLQKVRVTDPGDTTFLYGENVDKKMFHEQNSKVIDEGGKPAQAAPVLLGITKASLGTESFVSAASFQETTRVLTDAACEGKNDYLLDFKANLIMGHMIPGGTGFHDYQKRVKKLVEPDEGDILDFAFSSY; from the coding sequence ATGCAAGAAGAAGATTTTCAAGAATCGGAATTTGATAAATTAAGCATTAAGATCGCTTCGGATGACGTGATGCGGAACGAGTGGTCGCGCGGGGAAATTAAAAAGCCCGAAACGATCAACTATCGGACGTTCAAACCTGAAAAAGGTGGTCTCTTTTGTGAAAAGATCTTCGGCCCCACACGTGATTGGGAATGTGCTTGTGGAAAGTACAAAAAGATCAAGCACAAAGGAATCATTTGTGATCGCTGTGGTGTTGAAGTGACTCTTTCAAAAGTCCGCCGTGAGAGAATGGCGCACATCGAGCTTGCTGTTCCCGTTGTTCACATCTGGTTCTTCAAAACACAACCTTCCCGAATTGGAAACATTCTAGGAATGTCTGTTTCTGACTTAGAACGGGTCATTTATTATGAAGAGTATGTTGTCACAGATCCAGGTGCGACCACTCTTGAGCGGAAACAGCTTCTAAACGATGCTGAATTCCGAGAAGCTCAGGAAAAATGGGGTCCAGACTCGTTTAAAGCAAACATGGGTGGAGACGCCATTCGAGAGCTTTTAGAAAAAGAAGATCTTATTGTAATGATCAGTGAGCTGAAAGAAAAGCTTCGCAAAACGCGCTCGATGCAAGCTCGAATGAAAATCGCAAAGCGATTGAAGATCGTTGAGAGCTTCACCTCTTCTCCAAACAAACCTGACTGGATGGTCATTTCTTGCATTCCTGTCATTCCGCCAGACTTGAGACCACTTGTACCACTTGATGGGGGCCGGTTTGCGACATCTGACCTCAACGACTTATACCGACGTGTGATCAACCGAAATAACCGTTTGAAGTCGATCCTAAAACTCAAAACGCCCGATGTCATCATCCGCAATGAAAAGCGGATGCTTCAAGAAGCTGTTGATGCCCTATTCGATAATGGTCGTCATGGACATCCTGTTATGGGAGCTGGAAATAGACCTTTAAAAGCCCTTTCAGAAATGCTCAAGGGTAAACAGGGGCGTTTCCGTCAGAACCTTCTTGGTAAGCGTGTTGACTATTCTGGACGTTCGGTCATTATCGTTGGCCCTGAGCTAAACTTTAATCAGTGCGGTCTTCCAAAGAAAATGGCACTCGAGCTCTTTGAACCATTCATTGTCAAACGTCTGAAAGCTCGTGGGCTGGTTTATACGATCCGCTCGGCAAAAAAGATGATTCAACGTGGTGATCCAGAAGTTTGGGATGTTTTAGAAGAAATCATTAAAGGGCACCCAGTTCTCCTCAACCGTGCGCCAACCCTTCATAGATTGGGGATTCAAGCGTTTGAACCTGTCCTCATCGAAGGTAAAGCGATCCGTATTCACCCTCTCGTTTGTACGGCCTTCAACGCCGACTTCGACGGAGACCAAATGGCGGTGCACGTTCCACTATCTGTCGAGTCACAACTTGAAGCAAAACTTCTCATGATGGCCCCTGATAATATCTTCTTGCCCTCATCGGGAAAACCTGCAGCCGTTCCTTCTCAGGATATGATCCTTGGTCTATACTACTTGATGCATGATCCAATTTACATTGCAGAAGACCATGGGAAGCAAATGCGTGTCTTCGGTTCATCCGAAGAAGTTCTCCTTGCATTAGCAGCAGGCGGAAGTTTTAACTGGCACGAAAAAAATGCTCCAACAGAAGGGCGTCGAGATGACCTTGGACGTGGATTGCACATTCATGAAAAGATTAAACTCCGTCTAGACTCGGGAATCATTGAAACGACTCCTGGTCGCGTCATTTTTAACACCATCGTTCCAAAAGAACTTGGCTTCCAAAACTACGCGCTTCGTAAGAAAAAGATGAGTGAGCTCGTCTTGGCAACTTACAAGAAAGTGGGACTTGAAGCAAGTGTACGCTTCTTAGACAACCTGAAAAACCTCGGGTTTTCTCAGGCGACAAAAGCAGCACTTTCAATGGGAATCAAAGATGTTTGTATTCCTCAAGACAAGCAGAAGATCTTGGAACAGACCCAAAAGAAAGTTGCTGTTGTTATTAAGCAGTACGAAGACGGGATCATCACCGAAGGTGAAAGACATTCAAAGATCATTAGTATTTGGACCGATATCACCGAAGTTTTGGCCGATCATCTCTTTAAAATGATCAGCGAGCCTGCAGGAACTGTCCTAAATCCTCTTTATCTCATGATGGACTCAGGTGCGCGAGGCAACAAATCTCAAGTTAAACAGCTCGGAGCTCTTCGAGGACTCATGGCGAAACCTTCTGGTGAGATTATTGAATCTCCGATTACCTCAAATTTCCGCGAGGGATTGAGCGTACTCGAGTTCTTTATCTCGTCGCATGGTGCGCGTAAAGGTCTTGCCGATACAGCCCTTAAGACAGCTGACTCTGGTTACTTGACACGTCGCCTTGTTGACGTTGCTCAAGATGTTCTTGTGACAGAAGATGATTGCGGCACACTGAATGGAATTGAAGTTGCAGCGATCAAGCAAGGTCAAGAGGAACTCCTCCCTATTAAAGATCGTATTTTTGGACGAGCGGTTTGTGATGATGTTTACATGCCTGGAGACCAAACAAAAATTCTTGCACGTGCTGGTAATGTTCTCAATGCTCTACAAGCAGCTGAGATCGACGATGCGGGAATTGAAAGCGTTAAGATCCGTTCAACACTCACTTGTGAAACCCGTCGTGGTGTTTGCTCACGTTGCTATGGTCTGAACTTAGCGAACGGCCGCAATGTGGCTCATGGGGAAGCTGTTGGAATTATTGCCGCTCAGTCAATCGGGGAACCTGGAACACAGCTCACGATGCGTACCTTCCACTTAGGGGGGATTGCAGCGGCGCATGCAACACCAGACCTCGTTGCTGAAAAAGACGGGATACTCGTCTATCAAGACTTGCGTACTGTAAAGAACAAAGCAGGGATTTTCCTCGTTCTCAACAAAAATGGTTTTGTCCATGTGGTGCGTGATGAAGGACGAAGTCTTGAAGAGTATAAAAAACTTCTCAGTACAAAATCGATCGAACCACTTCAAACTTACAGCGCTGAACTCGGAACCCAGCTTGTTCTCGAAGACGGTTCAAAAGTGAAGAAGGGCGATCGGATCGGTTACTGGGAACAGCACAACATCCCAATTATTTGTGAAAAGCCTGGATTCGTGAAGTACGAAGATCTCGTTGAAGGGATTTCAACGATACGCGATGTCAACAAGCAAACAGGACAAACAGAGCTTGTTGTTCGCCAACACCGTGGAGAACTGCATCCTCAAATCGTCATTTACGCCGATGAAAATTACGAAAAGCTCATTGGTACCTATGCGATTCCATCTGGAGCTCTTATCTCTGTTGCTGATGGGCAAAAAGTAGATGCCGGGGAAATCCTCGCACGTCTACCTCGCGGAGCGATCAAGACCAAGGATATTACCGGAGGTCTTCCTCGTGTTGCAGAGCTCTTTGAAGCACGTCGTCCACGCGAAGCTGCTGAAATTGCCAAGATCGATGGAATTGTAGACTTCAAAGGTGTTCAGAAGAGCAAGCGGATTGTTGTCGTACGTGATGAAGACACTGGCATGGAAGAAGAGCACCTCATCCCGCTTACGAAACACTTAGTGATTCAACGTGGTGACAGTGTTGTGAAAGGACAACAGCTCACTGATGGACTTGTCGTTCCCCAAGAGATTTTGGAGATTTGCGGTGTCCGAGAGCTGCAAAAGTATCTCGTGAACCAAGTCCAAGAGGTTTATCGCCTTCAAGGGGTTGACATCAACGATAAACACATCGAAATTATCGTGCGTCAAATGCTCCAAAAAGTGCGCGTAACTGATCCAGGTGATACGACCTTCTTGTACGGTGAAAACGTTGACAAGAAGATGTTCCACGAACAAAATTCAAAGGTGATCGATGAAGGTGGGAAGCCTGCGCAAGCAGCCCCCGTCCTTCTTGGAATCACTAAGGCTTCACTTGGAACCGAATCGTTTGTATCTGCCGCCTCCTTCCAGGAGACAACGCGCGTTCTCACAGATGCAGCATGCGAAGGAAAGAACGATTACCTCCTCGACTTCAAGGCAAACCTCATTATGGGGCACATGATTCCTGGAGGAACAGGTTTCCACGACTACCAAAAACGGGTTAAAAAACTCGTCGAGCCAGACGAAGGCGATATTCTCGACTTTGCTTTCTCGAGCTATTAA